TCTATATATAGTTAGTTTTATTTATATCCTGTCTGAATGTTGTTTATTGTTAGTAGTTGTTCAATTTGTGGCCAAACattttagtagttttttttttgtttgtaaaCTTAATGGaccattttccccacttctcaAGTCGCCAATTGTTGTTTATATTAAGTAGTGATACCAAATGATTCAAGGTTGTTTTCTCTGATGCTGATAATAGTATTGTAAAATGCAAATTTGGTTGGAGATTGATTATATTATTGACATTTTACCATTCAATATCCTATAATACTGGTTTATTACTTTCAGTGTGGATCAGGAAGATCAGTTGCTCCAATTAAGGCTGGTTTTGTTGCTCGTGTTGGCCGTAGGAACGCCGGGACATGATTTGGTCACACTTTTTGTCTTTGTTGAAACTGACTGGGGAAATGAACCTCTTATTGATTTTTTTCACATTTATGATGTAACCCTTGCTCTCCAATTTTGAGTTTGTTTCAGTTATAGTATTTCTAAGGGTCATCATTGGTATCTCTATCCCCTCTCCCCACCCGCTCCCTTTTTTAGGTGCAAGTGTAATTCTTTTAATGAAAATGATAGTTTGCTCATACTCTTGGAAATACTTAGGCCATTTAAGAAATAATTGTCCTGGAACTTGGAGTAGCTTATAGGAGCATGTGAATGTTGATTACTCTCAAATATTAGTTGGCATCTTCTCTGTTGTTTTTGCATCATACGGGGTGAGAAGACCCGATTTGAGAGTAATCTTACAGGAGTAATCTTATAAGCTGCTGTTTTTACATGTTAGACGGATTATATTAAACAATTCAGGTGTCTTCATCCAacgacctaagtatttgggataattggttcatgaTAATAAAATTTTGATTATGAACAGCAAACGAAAACTGGAATGGGGTCTTTCTATGTCGATGGCACAAACTATACAACCTTGTTATTAATCCTAGTGATATCTGCATTGTTGATCTTTATATGCCACCATATGTTTACCAAGGCATCTCTGCATGAGATAATAGGTATATAGAAAGTAATTATTGTTTCGATTAAATTtgtcttttcattttttattggtCTATATAATCTTACCGAGAATAATCTAGACTACGATATGAcagcttatttttttttttgtatgaaTACATATTGAATTATAAAAAGACTCAACATCCAACATCCGGACCCTAACAATGTCCTTGTAAAAGCTTTCAAGCCAGTCTCATCATCTGTCTCCATATCCATTCAAATATACTGACACACAAATGTGGCAGCGAATGCTATTGTGACCATATGCCTCAGTTAGGCATTTGCCGTATAGTTTGTGCTAAAACCTGCATAATCGACCACACCAAAAGTTTAGTTTCTTTGATGTGTCATATATATTTCATGAGGTTGTGATTTTGAAAAGATGAATGATGAATCATTTTGTGTGATTCTAAATGCATTAGTGTTATCAACCCACTATCCCGAAATTGCTCTTAATCTGTTAGGCAGCCATGCCTAATTGGGTCTTACAAAGACAAAGCACAAACTCACATAGGTTATActgaaatttaactttttaaTTACATCAAAATAGGGAACCAATGATTGAACTCCACACTAATTGTTTACAGAGGTTCTGAGATGATATCATAAATCAATTGTCCTAAAAGTTTAACTAGTTTGGTGAAAATGCATGAATGATTTCATATTATGTTTATTTCTATCAATTACAATAGGTTGTATGATGTTTGTTTACCTTGAAGATTAGCGCATGCCTTTACAGTCATATTCTTGACAACCGAGACATTAGCTTTGGTCGCGAAAATGAAGTCTCTCTTGACATCTTGTATGCACTTCAACACCAATAAGGTGTGATCATAGCAACCCTTTTGACAGAAGTTGTTGATCTCAGTGTTTGACACGTTTAGATATCCAGCTAGTGATAGTTTTGTGTATTGTCCAGTGCAAGCACTTGAGTGCTACATGTATGTTAAAGTAAGCATTGTTATGGGGGAGAAGAGATTAAAATACTAGAAGTTAACAAATTAAAGGCATATATATTGCTGATTTAGCTTATTACATTCAGCATGCAGAAGTAAGCGCTCCTCCAACCCTCAAATGGGCTTAGATTATCGTTCATCGTCGGATAATTTCTATCTGAAAATAGACCAAAAAAAGTAAGACTTTCCCCTGACTCAAATCGTGGTTTATCAACCCATGAATTTGGATATCAATCGAGTGATATGTGAACCGACTTTTGTCACGTTTCAGAAGAAAATTTCCGTTCTCTTTGTGTACTGAATTTAGTGTTGATATCTGTTTATACTAGTGTTAATGAGTATTTAAACATAGTTTGAATCTCTTTAAAGAGTTTTCTTAAAAGAGGTAAGCACAAAaatggaaaatgaaaataaaatggtAAGAATTAAAAGGAGTACTAACATTCAGCATTGGCATGGTTGAGTAGCATGAGGAAAAATATCCCCAAGGAAAAACAAATATGGAAGCTGGTTCTGACAATCTTCATTGTTGATCAAATAAAGGACACTTAATATGACTATTTGTTTCTAAGGGAATTCTTGCTTTGCAGGATCTCTACACTTTGCTCATGAATGTGAGGGTGtatttatttatatgttttaGAGCAACAAAACTTGTTGAGATTAAAACTAAGAAAATTGAGTCGTTTTCAGCATATGCTGAGAATATGAAATGAAGAATTTGATACAAACAAGGGCACATGTTAAATTTTAGGAACATAACAATGAAATTGAGGCTCTGCACCAAAACAAGTTTTGGAGCATTCTGTTGGAAATAAAGAGGTGGAATACAATGATTGCATCGTCCGAGGTTACTTGGGTCTGTAAACTAattttgtacattttttttctttctttcttgaaCTTCATTTTCTCACCCTTCATTAGTTAATTAGCcaatccataatatatacatttAGGGGTTTTTCTAGGTCCAATCATCGCATACGTGGCATCTCATGATTggctaatttcattaaaaatcctACATGGCAATCATTCCTCCTTTCCTCTTAATGTACACCCTTTTCCTTGACCTACACTCCTCTCTATTTAAAAGCCTATATAAGACGCTTATTCTTCATTCATCTCTCCATTATTTGGATTTCTCCTTAACCTACTCTGCTTCTTCAATCATCTCCTGCGTTTTGTATTTTTTGAGCCTTTCTACATGGC
This is a stretch of genomic DNA from Lotus japonicus ecotype B-129 chromosome 1, LjGifu_v1.2. It encodes these proteins:
- the LOC130733859 gene encoding uncharacterized protein LOC130733859, giving the protein MKIVRTSFHICFSLGIFFLMLLNHANAEYRNYPTMNDNLSPFEGWRSAYFCMLNHSSACTGQYTKLSLAGYLNVSNTEINNFCQKGCYDHTLLVLKCIQDVKRDFIFATKANVSVVKNMTVKACANLQGFSTNYTANA